The Gemmatimonadota bacterium genomic sequence CCCCGGCGGCACGGCCGGTGGCACCGCAGCCGCTCGCGGCGCCGGCGTCGGCGGACGTGGCCTCGCTGATCTCCGACGCCGAAGTGGCCAAGTGGCACGACGGACGCGTCGTCCAGTTCCGCAAGTCCGCAGGGCCGTGGGCGTTCTTCGGTGTGGCCGCGATCATCCTCAACATCTTCGGCATCGTCGACTTTGTCGGAGTCTGGGGACTGTGGACCATCTTCATCGCCTGGAAGTACGCCAAACTCTGGACCGACGGCTTCGATTGGCGCCACGTCCTGAAGGAACCCCACGATCGAATGTTCTTCGACGTGGTCGCGGAATGGGCGGACTCGGTGCGCGCGCTCTGGGATCCCCGGAAGCGCCACGACGTCCGGGAGCGGGACCGGCTGCGCCGCGAGCGGGATGGTGCCCTCCTCGGCGGGGCCATGTCGCGCCCACTCATTGCACGTTCCGGCGGAGCCGCGGCGCCGGTTTCCGCGTTTGGCACGCATGCGGCCCTCGTGCAGGAATCGCTGCGCAACCGCGAGGACATCGTCCGGCTGATGCAAACCCTCACAAAACGGGAACAGCAGCAGCTCAAGGACGTCCCCTCGAGCGCGGCGGCCCTGTACAGCAAGGTGGAAGCCCTCGCGATCAGCCTCGCCGATCTCGAGCGCCACCAACCGGACGCCCCGCGAGCGGAGGTCGATGCCGAGATCGCCCGCCTCGAGGCCGAAGCCAACCCGCTCGATGTCGCGGCCAGTGAGGATCGGGTGCGGCGCCTCGCCATGCTCAAGCGGCAACGGCGCGCGTGGGCCGACGTCGGGTCGCGGGCCACGACGCTCCGCGAAAAGCTCGAAAGCTGTGCGATCGCCCTGCAGAACATGCGGCTCGACATCATCCGGCTCAAGGCGGGGTCGCAGACCTTCGACCACATCACCAGCGTGGCCGAGCAGGCCGCCGTCCTGGCGCGAGAGGTCGACACCGCCATGTACGTCAAGGACGAAATGGCGAAACTGGACGGACGCCGGGCCGGTAGGGCCAGACGCCCGTAGTCGCTGCGGCGCCGGCCCCTTCCTCGTTCCCCTCATGTCCGACGTCCTCCGCGAACGCGTCACTGCCGCCCTGAGCGACGCCTACGACGTCGGTCGCGAGGTGGGGCGCGGGGGCATGGGCGTCGTGTATCGCGCCACGGATCGCAAGCTGCGCCGCGAGGTCGCCATCAAGGTCCTCCCGCCAGAACTCGCATACCGGGAAGACGTGAAGCAGCGCTTCCTCCGTGAAGCCCAGACCGCGGCGCAGCTCAGCCATGCCAACATCGTCCCGATCTACGCCGTCGAGGAACGCGATGGCCTGGTCTGCTTTGTGATGGCCCTGGTGGATGGCGAGAGCCTCGCGAGTCGCATTGCGCGCGAACGCCACCTCAGCCCGGAGTTCACGGCCGACACCCTCCGCGCGGTCGCGGATGCCCTCGGTTACGCGCACGGCCGCGGGATTGTGCACCGGGACATTAAGCCAGACAATATCCTGCTCGACCGCCACTCGGGTCGGCCTATGGTCACCGACTTCGGGATCGCTCGCGCGGCCGAGGGCGACGCCAGATTGACCGTCACCGGCATTGCCGTGGGTACGCCTGCCTACATGTCACCCGAGCAAGCCATGGGTGAGAAGGAGATCGACGGGCGATCCGACCTGTATTCGCTCGCGGTGGTTGGGTACCACATGTTGTGCGGCGAGCTGCCGTTCCACGCGTCCAACACCCCGGCCATGCTGATGAAGCACATCAGTGAGACGCCGCGGCCGATTCGCGCGCAGCGCCCTGACGCCCCCGCCTGGCTGACCGGCATCCTCGAATGCGCGATGGCCAAGAAGCCGGCGGATCGTTTCGCCAGCGCCCACGCGTTTCGCGACGCCCTCGTGCGGCGCGAAGGGCCGGCACCCGCGGACGCTCCCGAAGCTCCCGCCCCCCCCCCGGCGCCATGGAAACACGCGGTGCCGCGTGATGCGGTCGAGGTGGCACGCGTCCGCCTGCCACGCGTCTCGCGACAGGCCACCGAGCAACCGCCGGCGCGCAGTGCGATCGAAGCGGCGAATCCCGGATGGAGCACGAGGGACGGTGGCCCCGCGCGCCCGCCGGTGCCTGCCTGGATGCCCGCCTCGTGGCGCGATGCGCGGCAAGGGTGGCAGGGGCCGGCCGCCAAGGGGCGGCAGGGCAGGGGCGAGGCGCTCGACCAGCTCCCGGTGATCGAGAAGATCCGTCGCTTTCGTCGGCGGGCGACAAGCACCGTGACCACGCTCGCCTTCCTCACGGTCATCAACCTGGTGTTCTCTCCGGGGTTCTTCTGGGTAATGTTCCCGGCATTCGGCATGTTGATGGGGCTACTCCGCCATTGGGGTTCGCTTCGCGATGATGGGGTCCAGTGGGCTGACGTCTATGGGCCGAAGGCGCGGGAGGCCCTGGCGCGGAATGCCGAACAGCGGGGGCGACTCCGGGCGGGGGTGCCGGCGGACGGCGCGTCATCACTGGCACCGCCCGACGTGTTGGCCGGGCCGCACGGTACGGCCATTCGGCGCGCGGCCGACGACCGCGAGACCCTGCGCGACGCCGTGGCGCGGCTCGGAAAGGCCGATCGGGAGCTGATCCCCGACGTGTTGCCGACGGTCGACGCGCTGGTCGAGCGGATTGCTTCCCTCGCCGGTGCGCTGCATCGCATTGATGCTGACACACAGCCCCATGCGATGGCCGAGGCGGCGGCGCGCATAGAGGCTGCACGCGCGCTACCGGAAGGACGAGACCGGGACCAGAGGGTGCAGCTGCTGGAACGACAGCTCGTCACCATGAAGGACCTCGCCTCGCGTCGCGAGACGCTGGCATCTCAACTTGAGAGCGCCTCCCTCATGCTGCAAGGCATGCGGCTCGACCTGGTCGCCCTGCGCTCGGCCGGCGTCCAGTCGGCCATGAATGATGTGAGCTCCGCGACCCAGGAAGCCCGGGCCCTCAGTCGGGAGATCGCCAACGTCCTCGACGCCGCCAAGGAAGTCCGTTAGCGGGCGGGTCCACCGCCGCGCGTGCGCGCCGCGACGGCCGCCTGAATCGCTACCGCGGAACCTCTGCCGGCAGCCACCGCTCGCCGCCTAACGCGTACCCAACACCGGCACCCACCACGAGGCCCGCCGCCAGGCCCTTGGGGGCGCCATTCAGGAAGTCCTGGAACGAGGGATTCACTTCGGGGGCCTGGCCAAAGCCGATCAACGCCGCGCCGAGCAGTCCGCCGATGATGGCGCCCTTGATCGTCGCCGAGCGGGTCGTACGCCCCCCGCTGACCTCGATCCGCTCAATGGCGCCCGTGCGGATGCGTACCCGCCGGTATTGCTCGACCAGGACGGGTCCCATCTCGAAGCCCAGCCGACGTCGCACGCCGGCGGTATCCAGCACCATCTCACCCGCTTCGAGCGAGTCCACACGGCCCACAAAGCGGTCGCGGCGAATCGTCGTGGCGACGACCCGTACCCGTGTGCCGACCGAAATCGAGGCGACGGGCGCAGCTTGTTGCGCACCGGCGTCGACGGCCACGAGCGCGGCGATGAGGCAAGCACTCCGACGGAACAGCTTCATGCGCGGCCCTCCAGGGCGTCAAGTCGATCGGTGAGTTCAGTCGCCATCCCCGGATGCCCGAAGCGGTGCGCGGCATCGATCCCCAGGCGTAACGCGGTCTTGGCCTCCTCGAACCGCTCAAGGGCCTCGAGCACCTCGGCATGGCGGCCAAAGCCGTTGCCTTCGTCGTCATACGAGCCGAGGTAGGCGCGCAGGTGTTCTTCGGCCTCTGCGTGTAACCCCGCTTTCATGGCCTCGTTCGCCA encodes the following:
- a CDS encoding protein kinase, giving the protein MPDPLIPASDSDLRAHVERVLQEGYEVDREIGRGGMGIVYLARDRRLKRAVAIKLLPPELAFRGEIRTRFLREAETAAQLGHPNIVPIFSVDEREGLVFFVMAFVDGENLAVRLHREGAMREEEVRKILVDTARALAYAHERGVVHRDIKPDNILIDRDGRVMVTDFGIARAITEGADARLTATGTAIGTPAYMSPEQSMGEREVDGRSDLYSLGIVGYQMLTGDLPFNASSTPALLVKHLSEAPPPITDRCPSLSPDLASAIMIMLEKDPADRFASATALANALESRNVPQARALAPAARPVAPQPLAAPASADVASLISDAEVAKWHDGRVVQFRKSAGPWAFFGVAAIILNIFGIVDFVGVWGLWTIFIAWKYAKLWTDGFDWRHVLKEPHDRMFFDVVAEWADSVRALWDPRKRHDVRERDRLRRERDGALLGGAMSRPLIARSGGAAAPVSAFGTHAALVQESLRNREDIVRLMQTLTKREQQQLKDVPSSAAALYSKVEALAISLADLERHQPDAPRAEVDAEIARLEAEANPLDVAASEDRVRRLAMLKRQRRAWADVGSRATTLREKLESCAIALQNMRLDIIRLKAGSQTFDHITSVAEQAAVLAREVDTAMYVKDEMAKLDGRRAGRARRP
- a CDS encoding protein kinase, whose amino-acid sequence is MSDVLRERVTAALSDAYDVGREVGRGGMGVVYRATDRKLRREVAIKVLPPELAYREDVKQRFLREAQTAAQLSHANIVPIYAVEERDGLVCFVMALVDGESLASRIARERHLSPEFTADTLRAVADALGYAHGRGIVHRDIKPDNILLDRHSGRPMVTDFGIARAAEGDARLTVTGIAVGTPAYMSPEQAMGEKEIDGRSDLYSLAVVGYHMLCGELPFHASNTPAMLMKHISETPRPIRAQRPDAPAWLTGILECAMAKKPADRFASAHAFRDALVRREGPAPADAPEAPAPPPAPWKHAVPRDAVEVARVRLPRVSRQATEQPPARSAIEAANPGWSTRDGGPARPPVPAWMPASWRDARQGWQGPAAKGRQGRGEALDQLPVIEKIRRFRRRATSTVTTLAFLTVINLVFSPGFFWVMFPAFGMLMGLLRHWGSLRDDGVQWADVYGPKAREALARNAEQRGRLRAGVPADGASSLAPPDVLAGPHGTAIRRAADDRETLRDAVARLGKADRELIPDVLPTVDALVERIASLAGALHRIDADTQPHAMAEAAARIEAARALPEGRDRDQRVQLLERQLVTMKDLASRRETLASQLESASLMLQGMRLDLVALRSAGVQSAMNDVSSATQEARALSREIANVLDAAKEVR